Proteins encoded in a region of the Zea mays cultivar B73 chromosome 4, Zm-B73-REFERENCE-NAM-5.0, whole genome shotgun sequence genome:
- the LOC100275693 gene encoding uncharacterized LOC100275693, which produces MGGGRKRRRRDGSETPSMHPRNRYAAAAPDFAALAELYPSFRPFVSVSGSGRASVDFTDFSSTRELTRVLLLHDHGVNWWIPDGQLCPTVPNRSNYIHWIEDLLSSDLIPPISSSSERVKGFDIGTGANCIYPLLGASLLGWTFVGSDVTNVALEWAKKNVESNPHLAELIEIRNANAAPSESETVVREAASEKILEPAEDVAMPKPHILVGVVKESESFDFCMCNPPFFESTEEAGLNPKTSCGGTAEEMVCPGGELAFITQIIEDSVSLKNSFRWFTSMIGRKANLKLLISKVREAGASVVKTTEFVQGHTARWGLAWSFIAPKPRKIVLGSSAPAKKHHSFMLQGLRREHGAFQILKSTEAFFLASNLSCKTDSSVFSVDVTLSDEQIEAAILHGDDYAGSLEDSSAKLQCVVKGISFRITVFEQIPGTLLIKGSLLNKALSGTFSSLFSRLEDALRAKCLSKAR; this is translated from the exons ATGGGCGGCGGGCGGAAGCGGCGGCGGCGCGACGGCTCGGAGACGCCGTCGATGCACCCGCGGAACCGctacgcagccgccgcgccggactTCGCCGCGCTGGCGGAGCTCTACCCGTCCTTTCGCCCCTTCGTCTCCGTCTCCGGCAGCGGGCGCGCGTCCGTTGATTTCACCGACTTCTCCTCCACCAGGGAGCTCACGCGCGTGCTCCTCCTCCACGACCATGGCGTCAACTG GTGGATTCCAGATGGACAGCTCTGCCCGACTGTTCCAAACAGGTCCAACTACAttcactggatcgaggatcttctCTCCTCAGATCTGATCCCACCAATATCCAGCTCGAGTGAGAGAGTGAAGGGCTTCGACATTGGAACAGGTGCCAATTGCATCTATCCTCTCCTTGGAGCATCTTTACTGGGATGGACCTTTGTTGGATCTG ATGTCACTAATGTTGCTCTTGAATGGGCTAAGAAGAATGTGGAGAGCAATCCACACCTGGCAGAGTTAATTGAGATCAGAAATGCAAATGCAGCACCATCTGAATCTGAAACTGTTGTCAGGGAAGCTGCCAGCGAGAAGATTTTAGAGCCTGCGGAGGATGTAGCTATGCCAAAGCCACATATCCTTGTGGGTGTTGTAAAGGAGAGTGAGAGCTTTGACTTCTGTATGTGCAATCCTCCATTCTTTGAGAGCACAGAGGAAGCTGGCCTTAACCCAAAAACATCGTGTGGTGGGACAGCTGAAGAGATGGTTTGCCCTGGTGGCGAGCTGGCATTTATTACACAAATCATTGAAGATAGTGTTTCCCTTAAGAACTCTTTCAG GTGGTTTACATCGATGATTGGCAGAAAGGCAAACTTAAAGTTATTGATCTCAAAGGTTCGTGAGGCTGGGGCATCAGTCGTGAAAACTACTGAATTTGTACAAGGTCATACAGCTAGATGGGGCCTTGCTTGGTCATTCATTGCTCCGAAACCAAGAAAAATAGTCCTCGGCTCCAGTGCTCCAGCAAAAAAACACCATTCCTTTATGCTTCAG GGGCTTCGTCGTGAACATGGTGCGTTCCAAATTCTGAAATCAACTGAGGCTTTCTTTCTAGCTTCTAATCTATCATGCAAAACGGATTCGTCGGTCTTTTCAGTCGAT GTCACATTGTCAGATGAGCAGATTGAGGCTGCAATATTGCATGGGGATGATTATGCCGGTTCTCTAGAAGATAGCTCTGCAAAGTTACAATGCGTTGTCAAGGGAATATCATTTCGTATTACA GTGTTTGAACAAATTCCTGGGACCCTCCTAATCAAAGGTTCATTATTGAATAAAGCATTATCAG GTACCTTCTCATCATTGTTTTCTCGGTTGGAGGATGCGTTAAGGGCGAAATGTCTCAGTAAGGCGCGATAG